GAAATTCGGCAACCTGCGTATCGGCCTCCGCCTTTTGATCGGCTTTGCGTCCGTGATCGTCATCTTTTCCATTGTCGCCTGGACACAGATCGCCACGATGATGGATTTGGGAGACCTCCAGGACGACGGGGCGAAACGCGCCCAGGACGCCCAGTTCATCGGAGAGGTCGACTCGCGCCTGGAGGCCCTCTACGGGATCATCGCCGACGCGGTGATCAACGGGGATCTGGACAACTCCGCCAAAGACCTGGCCGAGGCCAAGGCCCAGCAGACCAAGGACATTTCCCGGCTCCGGGAGATGGTGGACACCCCGGAGGAAAAACGCAGGCTGGCCGAATTTGAAGCCCTCTATGCCCAATACTTCGCCGCAATGGAAACGAAGATGCTCCCGCTTTTGCGCAAGGAAGGATCGTCGATCAACGCCGGAATCAAGGCTATCGACGCCGAGATCGACGATCTCAAGACCAAGGCCATGAGCAACATCGACGCCATTTTGGAAAGCTTCATCAAGGAAAGCCAGGACGCCGACACCCAATTCGACGCCGTGCGCACCACAAGCATCAAGATGGCCGTCGCCTTCTCCGCCGTGGCGCTTCTGGTCGGCATCGTCGCCGGGGTAGTCGTCACCCTGTCCATCACCCGCCCCCTGGCCAAGGGCGTCACCTTCGCCACGGACGTTGCGGACGGCAAGCTCGACAGCACCCTGTCCGTGGACCAAAAAGACGAGATCGGCGTGTTGGCCCAGGCCCTGCGCACGATGGTCGCGAGCCTGAAGAAACTTCTCGGCGAGGCGAAGTCCCAGGCCGACATGGCCGTGCAAAAGACCCGGGAGGCCGAGACGGCCATGCAGGAGGCCACAGCCGCCAAGGAACAGGCGGAACGGGCCAAGGCCGAGGGCATGCTCCAGGCGGCGCACCAGCTTGAAGATGTCGTCGAGGTCGTGACCTCGGCCTCGGAAGAACTGTCCGCCCAGATCGAGCAATCCAGCCGGGGTTCGGAAGAGCAGACCCACCGGGTGGGCGAGACGGCCACGGCCATGGAGGAGATGAACGCCACGGTCATGGAGGTCGCCAAAAACGCCTCCCAGGCCGCCGAGACGGCCGACAAGGCCAAGCACAAGGCCGAGGACGGCTCCCAGGTCGTCACCCTCGTGGTCAAGGGCATCGGCGAGGTGCAGGATGCGGCGCTGTCGCTCAAAACCGACATGACCTCCCTTGGCAAACAGGCGGAGAGCATTGGCCAGATTCTCAACGTCATCTCGGACATTGCCGACCAGACCAACCTGCTGGCCTTAAACGCCGCCATCGAGGCGGCCCGGGCGGGCGAGGCCGGCCGGGGCTTTGCCGTGGTCGCCGACGAGGTCAGAAAACTCGCCGAAAAGACCCAGTCCGCCACCAAGGAGGTCGGGGACGCCATTCGCGGCATCCAAAACGGCGCCCGCACGAACATCGCCAACGTGGAGCAGGCCGTCCAGAAGATCGACGCGGCCACGACCCTGGCCGGAAAGTCCGGCGAGGCCCTGGCCGAGATCGTGACATTGGTGGATCTGACCACGGATCAGGTGCGCTCCATCGCCAGCGCCTCCGAAGAGCAATCCGCCGCCAGCGAGGAGATCAACCGGAGCATTGAAGACATCAACCGGATCACGTCGGAAACCAGCGACGCCATGCAGCAGTCCGCCCAGGCCGTCAGCGAACTGGCCCGGCAGTCCATGACGCTCAAGGGGCTGATCGACCGGATGAAGGAGGACGGCGGCGAGGTGGCGCAGATTGCGGGCCCAAGCCGCGGCCCGGCGCGCCGGGCCCTGGCATAGGGCCCTCCCACCGGACGGATGCGATGATACGCGCCGCCGCGACCCTGTTGCGGCGGCACGTCGTGCCTTCCTCCCCAGCCGCGCCAGGATGATCCTGCCATTGACACCGCCCGGCCCGCCCCGGTAGTCACGTCGCACGGTTGGTTCTCCACACGGAGACGAACAGGGAATCCGGTGCGACGCCGGAGCGGACCCGCCGCTGTAAGCCTGGCCCGACATCGGGAAGCGCGACGCCCCCCCTTGGCCACTGTCCCCCCGGGGACGGGAAGGCCGGGCCATCGTCCAGGCAAGCCAGAAGACCTGCCAACCCCGCACCCCGAGGCAACGGGACTTTGCCGTCGAGGGGTTCCGGCGGCTTTGCCCTTCCCGTTGCGACCCGCCCCCCTCCCCGGCCCTGTCCCCCAAACCGGCATATGCCGCACCGGCTTTTGCCGGGGGACACCATGACGCGAAAAACCGCTGCGGCGGACGACACCGACATCCCGACCCACGGCCACGGACCCGTCACCCAGCCCCAGGCGCACGACCTTGGGCATGAACATGCGCCCGCGTATGGACATGAACATGAACACGATGGGGCCGAAGGTGGAAACGAACCTGCCCACGCGCATGACCACGACCACGGGACTGGACATGAGCCCGATCATGCACACGGCCACGGACACGACCATGCCCATGAAAACGAACACGGGCATGAGCATGGCCATGAGCACGGACATGAGCACCAGCACGAGCATGGGGACGCGCATGATCACGCTCACGGGCATGGCCACGGCCATCACCACGCCCGGCCCCGCCCGCGCCGGGACGGCATCCTGCTGGCCGCCTTCGGCGCGGCCCTGCCCGAGGCCCAGACCGGCTACGAACTGTTCGCCGCCGAGGTCCGCGAACGCTTCCCGGACCATGCCCTGCACTGGGCCTTCACGGCCCACAAGGTACGCCGCAAGCTGGCCGCGCGCGGGATGCGCCGCGACTCCGTGGCCGAGGCCCTGTCCAGGCTGCACGACCAGGGCGTGACGCATCTGGCGGTGCAGTCCCTGCACACGGTTCCCGGCGTGGAATACCACTGGACCCGGGACCAGGCCATGGTCTACCGCCATCCGCGCAAGGGATTTTTGGAGGTGGGCATGGGCGGCCCCCTGCTGACCAGCGAGACGGACCTCGACCGCGTCCGCCGGGGCCTTGCCTCCTACATCCCCGCCGAACGCCGCCCGGACGAGGCCGTGGTCCTGGTGGCCCACGGAACCTACCACCAGGGGCACCAACGCTACCTCGACTGGGAGGCCGGGGCCAGAACGCAGGATCCATTGCTTTTTCTGGGGGCGCTCATGGGACGGCCCGGGAGCGCGGAGATCATCGGCCGTCTGCGGCAAAGCGGCGCGCGCCGGGTCTGGCTCGTGCCGTTTATGAGCGTGCCGGGACACCACGTCCAGGTGGACGTCTACGGCGCAGGGCCAAGGTCATGGAAAGGGCTGCTGGAGTCGGCCGGGTTCCAGGTCATGGCCAAGCTAACCGGAACCCTTTTGCACGCGCCGTTTCGCGCGGTCTGGATGGAGCATCTTGAGGCCGCAGTTGCGTCATTGGCGAAAGAGGAACCTGTGGGAGCGAACGGCGTCTAATGCGGCGCTCACAAAATAACAGACATCTTCTTTGTGAATATAAATCATGCATTCAGGGTGTTGCGGCTTGAAAACCATCACGGGAAGAATCAAACGCACCACGAGGCCGTCCGTGCAGGACGGACTGGCCGCCGCCGTGCTCCGGCGCACCGCGCAAAGAATCAGCCTGGCCGGACGCGGCACAGGCCAGGACGCTTGGTCTACGCCGCCCCGCTCTCCGGCAGCCGCACCACAAGCGTGGTCCGGCCCGGGACCGAGGCGTCCAACTCCACGTCGCCGCCCAGGGCCCGGGCCATGGTCCGGGCCGAATACGTCCCAAGCCCCGTGCCGTATTTTTTGCCGCTGGTGACGTATTTCTCGAAAAACCGCCCCACGATCTCTTTGGGCGTCTCGCCCGCATTGCGGATGAAAAACGTCAGCGCCCCGGTGTCGATGTCCACCGACACCACCCCGCCCGGGGGCGAGGCCTCGCAGGCGTTTTTGATCAGGTTTTCGAAAAGTCCCGTCAGCAGGAACTCGTCGCCGCGAAGCGGCAGCCGGTCCCCCGGACCGGCCGGACGCCCGTCCAGGCGCAGTTCGAAGCCCACGTTTTTGACCTCGAACGTCCCGGCCAGATTGGTGCGGACTCCCTTGATGATGTCCATGAAGTCGCAGTCCCGCATGGCGACGGCGTAGGTTCCCTTCTCCATCCGGGCCAGATCGGACGTCATCCGGATCATGCCGAGCATGCGCTTTCCGGAATAGGCGACATGGTGCAAGAGCTCCCGCTGGTCCTGGGTCAGGTTGTCCTGATCTTGCAACAACTCCGGGATGCTGATGATGCCCGTCAGCGGCGTGACCAGGTCATGGCGGATGATCTGCTCCACGTCGTCGCGCATCCGCTCAAGCTCCTTGCGCCGCTCGATCTCCCGGGTCAGCGCCGTGTTGAGCTTTTTGACCTTGTAGGCCCAAAGCCCCCCCAGGAACGCCAGAACCAGGACCGCGCCCAATACCTCCAGGATGAACCTGTAGTCCGTCACGGCCTGGACGTTGATGGACACATGCCGGTTCTCGATCCCGGCCCGCTCGGCCTTGGTGATGGTGCTGATGCCTTTGTTGAGGATGCCGCGCAGGGTCTGGTCGTTGTCGGCGACGCCGATGCACAGGTTGTTGGAATAATAGGGCAGTTGCCCGGCGATCTTGAGGTTGAAAAGCCCTTCCTTCTTGATCGTATAGGCCGCGACGATCAGCGAACGCATGGTCATGTCCGCCTTTTTGGCGGAGACCATGCCCACGGCCTCGTTCTCCGTTTCCGTGACCAGGATCGAAAGGTTGGGATAATCGCGCCGGACCAGCTCTTCCATGGAGGTGCCGCGCGGAAACACGATGCTTTCCCCCACCAGCTTGCCCGGGTCGGAGATGAAGGGGTGCTCCTCGCGGGTGATGAACACGTTGATGTCGCTAAAAATCGGCGTGGTGAAGATGAGCCATTTTTCCCGCTGCGGGGTTTTGTTGAGAAAGCTCAAGATCTTGCAGCGGCCGTCCTTGGAGGCCGCCAGGCTTTCGTCCCAGGAGGCGGTGGGCACCAACTCGAAGCGAAGCCCGGTGCGCTCGGCCACAAGCCGCACCAGGTCGGCGGCGATGCCCTGGTGTTCGCCCTTTTCGTTGATGCTCTCGAAGGGCGTCCAGTCCGGGTCCACACACATGGTGACCGTGCCGTGCTCCCGGATGTAGCGCGACTCCTGCTCGGTGAATTCCAGGGCGAACGCCTGCGACGGGACCAGAAACCAAACGAAGGCCCACAGGGAACAGAATACGTCCCGCCTTCTTGCAGCAATGCCCATCACGCCCTCTCCGGCTGCGCCGCGAACCACAGGCACGGCCCGTTTTGACGATTTTCGATCACGCACCCCGCCCCGGACGGACATAATCCTGCGCCCCTACCGTATCTGCCGCCGCCAACGGTGGATCGTCTCCGGCACGAAGTCGTCCCCGGCCGCCTCCTGGCCCCAGGCCGTGGAGAATTTCGCCGTATCGCCACCGTGCGCGCGCCGCGCCGACCGGAGGAGAAACCACCCTGTCTACAGGTACAACTTCCATGAAAAAAAGAAAAAGACAATGGCAGGGGGGCGGCATCAGCGGCAGGATCGCAGCGAATGGGATTCTTTGCCAGTCTGCTCACAGGTGCGTGATCTGCATATTCCCCAATTTCGCTTGCAAATATTGCGCGACGAGGCGTCGATGGCAGCATTCCGGCGTGGCCTCGCTGCACAGCAGACAGGCCATATGCAAGGCATCCCGTTGGATGCTCCCCTCTATCCGTCTGAACTCAAGCAGTTCGTTGAAGCGGCGTTCATATCCCGGCCAGTCCATGGATTTGCCCCGGTATGCGTCTAGCACGTCCTGGGTCGGCGCCCACTCGGGCCGATGCTCGTATCCGCATCCGCATATCTCTTGCAGAAAAAAGACAAGATCGTCCCGTTTGGCGAATCCCGCCAGTTGGGACACGTTGTTCAGGCGCACGTCGATCACCCGGGAAATCCCGGCGGCGCGAATTCTCCCGAAAAATTCCTTGGCCTTTTTTTTCGTAAAACCAATGGTATAAAGGGATATTTGGCTCATACGGCCTGCCTGTGGGCGGCATCCGGCGCATCGGCCTTGTACGCGATCAGTTTGCCCTGCCGCTGGTAGGCGTCTTCAAGCCGCTCCTGTTCCGAGCGTCCCAGCAGGTCCAGCCTGTCCAGTCCGAAAAGACGCATCAACCGGAGTTCCGCATGCTCATGAGATTCCACTTTCCCGTCAGCAAGAATGTGGCGTATGGACAGTTCGTTCCGCATATTTCGGCATATCAATATCATTCTGTGGCAGGTCACGGGATCCTTTTCCGCGCACATAAGCGCAATGACATGCCGTGTGGCGCCGTCAACGATGCGTTCCAGGCCCTTGCGAAAGGTCGGCAACCGCGAAACACGGGCGTAATCGACCGCATTCCCGTCGTAAACGTCCGGATCGTCATACCTGGCCCCGACCAGATCGCCAAGAAAGACATACTGGACGCCGGAATTCCGCAAGATCTCCTTGAGCTTGTCCCTGTTGTACTCCGGATGCAGGGCGCTGTACGGCATGGATCGTACGTCGGCTATGGCCGTGATCCCGAGCTTTTGCACCACGGCAATGAGTCCTGGGACGTCATACGACGTATATCCTATGGTATAGAGCATATTTTTCCTGTCCCTATCCGGCAAAGCCGCGCGTTTCCGGAAACCACGCCGGGAAGGAATAGACCCCGTTGACCTGGAGCCAATACCCCTCTCTCGAATCGATACGATGACACCGGCCGAGCCCCACCCGGAGAAAGACCTCCTTTTGATGATGGAGAAACCGGGACATGGCGTCAACGGAAACAACGCCGTCATGCCGTGCCTGATACTGCCGCATCTTCAAATCCGCTATGGGCAGATAGGAATACCTGGCGTCGGCCCCGTCGTAGAACGAAAATCGAAACTTCCCATCCCTGCCGATATTGAACCAGCACGCCTTGGGACGAACGCGGACAGTGATGATCGACCTTCCGGGCGGATCAGTTTTTGGAATGCACTTCGGGCATTCCGGGCCCTCCACCTCAAATCCTGCCGCAACGGAATGTGACGCATCCTCTCGCAA
Above is a genomic segment from Desulfolutivibrio sulfodismutans DSM 3696 containing:
- a CDS encoding methyl-accepting chemotaxis protein; this encodes MKFGNLRIGLRLLIGFASVIVIFSIVAWTQIATMMDLGDLQDDGAKRAQDAQFIGEVDSRLEALYGIIADAVINGDLDNSAKDLAEAKAQQTKDISRLREMVDTPEEKRRLAEFEALYAQYFAAMETKMLPLLRKEGSSINAGIKAIDAEIDDLKTKAMSNIDAILESFIKESQDADTQFDAVRTTSIKMAVAFSAVALLVGIVAGVVVTLSITRPLAKGVTFATDVADGKLDSTLSVDQKDEIGVLAQALRTMVASLKKLLGEAKSQADMAVQKTREAETAMQEATAAKEQAERAKAEGMLQAAHQLEDVVEVVTSASEELSAQIEQSSRGSEEQTHRVGETATAMEEMNATVMEVAKNASQAAETADKAKHKAEDGSQVVTLVVKGIGEVQDAALSLKTDMTSLGKQAESIGQILNVISDIADQTNLLALNAAIEAARAGEAGRGFAVVADEVRKLAEKTQSATKEVGDAIRGIQNGARTNIANVEQAVQKIDAATTLAGKSGEALAEIVTLVDLTTDQVRSIASASEEQSAASEEINRSIEDINRITSETSDAMQQSAQAVSELARQSMTLKGLIDRMKEDGGEVAQIAGPSRGPARRALA
- a CDS encoding DUF488 domain-containing protein, with product MSQISLYTIGFTKKKAKEFFGRIRAAGISRVIDVRLNNVSQLAGFAKRDDLVFFLQEICGCGYEHRPEWAPTQDVLDAYRGKSMDWPGYERRFNELLEFRRIEGSIQRDALHMACLLCSEATPECCHRRLVAQYLQAKLGNMQITHL
- a CDS encoding DUF488 domain-containing protein codes for the protein MLYTIGYTSYDVPGLIAVVQKLGITAIADVRSMPYSALHPEYNRDKLKEILRNSGVQYVFLGDLVGARYDDPDVYDGNAVDYARVSRLPTFRKGLERIVDGATRHVIALMCAEKDPVTCHRMILICRNMRNELSIRHILADGKVESHEHAELRLMRLFGLDRLDLLGRSEQERLEDAYQRQGKLIAYKADAPDAAHRQAV
- a CDS encoding sirohydrochlorin cobaltochelatase — protein: MTRKTAAADDTDIPTHGHGPVTQPQAHDLGHEHAPAYGHEHEHDGAEGGNEPAHAHDHDHGTGHEPDHAHGHGHDHAHENEHGHEHGHEHGHEHQHEHGDAHDHAHGHGHGHHHARPRPRRDGILLAAFGAALPEAQTGYELFAAEVRERFPDHALHWAFTAHKVRRKLAARGMRRDSVAEALSRLHDQGVTHLAVQSLHTVPGVEYHWTRDQAMVYRHPRKGFLEVGMGGPLLTSETDLDRVRRGLASYIPAERRPDEAVVLVAHGTYHQGHQRYLDWEAGARTQDPLLFLGALMGRPGSAEIIGRLRQSGARRVWLVPFMSVPGHHVQVDVYGAGPRSWKGLLESAGFQVMAKLTGTLLHAPFRAVWMEHLEAAVASLAKEEPVGANGV
- a CDS encoding transporter substrate-binding domain-containing protein; translated protein: MGIAARRRDVFCSLWAFVWFLVPSQAFALEFTEQESRYIREHGTVTMCVDPDWTPFESINEKGEHQGIAADLVRLVAERTGLRFELVPTASWDESLAASKDGRCKILSFLNKTPQREKWLIFTTPIFSDINVFITREEHPFISDPGKLVGESIVFPRGTSMEELVRRDYPNLSILVTETENEAVGMVSAKKADMTMRSLIVAAYTIKKEGLFNLKIAGQLPYYSNNLCIGVADNDQTLRGILNKGISTITKAERAGIENRHVSINVQAVTDYRFILEVLGAVLVLAFLGGLWAYKVKKLNTALTREIERRKELERMRDDVEQIIRHDLVTPLTGIISIPELLQDQDNLTQDQRELLHHVAYSGKRMLGMIRMTSDLARMEKGTYAVAMRDCDFMDIIKGVRTNLAGTFEVKNVGFELRLDGRPAGPGDRLPLRGDEFLLTGLFENLIKNACEASPPGGVVSVDIDTGALTFFIRNAGETPKEIVGRFFEKYVTSGKKYGTGLGTYSARTMARALGGDVELDASVPGRTTLVVRLPESGAA